A single genomic interval of Nonomuraea rubra harbors:
- a CDS encoding PadR family transcriptional regulator yields MSIRHGLLALLSSGPRYGYQLRVEFEASTGATWPLNIGQVYTTLSRLERDGFVAPGGADEQGRAVYTITEAGREELGRWFSTPVAQTDRPRDELAIKIAMAVAGGVDVAEVIHTQRAATMRALQELTRAKRAAAGGLAQRLVLDSLIFKAEAEQRWLDHCEAVSKEKNR; encoded by the coding sequence ATGTCGATCAGGCACGGGCTGCTGGCACTGCTGAGCAGCGGACCGCGGTACGGCTATCAGCTACGGGTGGAGTTCGAGGCGTCCACGGGGGCGACCTGGCCGTTGAACATCGGCCAGGTCTACACGACGCTCTCCCGCCTGGAGCGCGACGGGTTCGTCGCGCCCGGCGGCGCCGACGAGCAGGGCCGCGCGGTCTACACGATCACCGAGGCCGGTCGGGAGGAACTGGGGCGATGGTTCAGCACCCCCGTCGCCCAGACCGACCGGCCCCGGGACGAGCTCGCGATCAAGATCGCGATGGCCGTGGCGGGCGGCGTGGACGTCGCCGAGGTCATCCACACGCAGCGCGCCGCGACCATGCGCGCCCTGCAGGAGCTCACGAGGGCCAAACGAGCCGCCGCCGGCGGGCTCGCCCAGCGGCTGGTCCTGGATTCGTTGATCTTCAAGGCCGAGGCGGAACAGCGCTGGCTGGACCACTGCGAGGCCGTTTCCAAGGAGAAGAACCGATGA
- a CDS encoding CAP domain-containing protein — MRRELQAMACVGCLTALSLPAPAASAQQTADRQACRVLAPKPSAGHGTVRARPVKPSCARPAASRGFASAAETAVVTLTNRARAANGCRPLTHDSRLHRAATRHSADMARGNYFSHTSRDGRTFGQRIKATGFAYRRAGENIAKGQGTASAVVKGWLDSPGHRANMLDCAFTHVGVGHHARGPHWTQDFASR, encoded by the coding sequence ATGCGTAGAGAGCTCCAGGCGATGGCCTGTGTCGGATGTCTGACGGCACTGAGCCTCCCCGCGCCCGCCGCCTCCGCCCAGCAGACGGCGGACCGGCAGGCGTGCCGCGTGCTCGCGCCCAAGCCGTCCGCCGGCCACGGCACGGTCCGCGCGCGCCCGGTGAAGCCGTCGTGCGCGCGCCCGGCCGCCTCCAGGGGCTTCGCCTCCGCCGCCGAGACCGCGGTCGTCACGCTCACCAACCGGGCCAGGGCCGCGAACGGCTGCCGTCCCCTCACCCACGACTCCAGGCTGCACCGCGCCGCCACGCGCCATTCAGCGGACATGGCGCGCGGGAACTACTTCTCGCACACCTCGCGCGACGGCCGCACGTTCGGCCAGCGGATCAAGGCCACCGGCTTCGCCTACCGCCGGGCCGGCGAGAACATCGCCAAGGGCCAGGGCACCGCCTCCGCCGTGGTCAAGGGCTGGCTCGACAGCCCGGGGCACCGGGCCAACATGCTGGACTGCGCGTTCACCCACGTCGGGGTCGGGCACCACGCCAGGGGCCCCCACTGGACACAGGACTTCGCCTCCCGCTAG
- a CDS encoding DUF1707 and FHA domain-containing protein — protein sequence MSSTHPPFRASDGERDRAIDELRERAVEGRISHDTFVGRVDQALRARNRGELDELVADLPRRPTFRQRLTDAVSSVSEFTTKLQSAWRRPRLPRLALPDDDRLRYVVGRGSACDLVLSDLTVSRVHAELRREGDGGWMLVDLGSLNGTRLNGWRLVGPARVKSGDEVSFGDCGFMVTSQQPT from the coding sequence ATGAGCTCCACGCATCCGCCCTTTCGCGCCTCAGATGGGGAACGTGACCGTGCGATCGACGAGCTCAGGGAACGCGCCGTAGAGGGCCGGATCTCGCACGACACCTTCGTGGGCCGGGTGGACCAGGCGTTGCGGGCGCGCAACAGGGGCGAGCTCGACGAACTGGTCGCGGACCTGCCGCGGCGGCCCACGTTCCGGCAGCGGCTGACCGACGCCGTCTCCTCGGTCTCGGAGTTCACCACCAAGCTGCAGTCCGCCTGGCGGCGGCCCCGGTTGCCCCGGCTGGCGCTGCCCGACGACGACCGCCTGCGTTACGTGGTGGGCCGCGGGTCGGCCTGCGACCTCGTGCTGTCGGACCTGACGGTCTCCCGCGTCCACGCCGAGCTGCGCCGCGAGGGCGACGGCGGGTGGATGCTGGTCGATCTCGGCTCGCTGAACGGCACCCGGCTCAACGGCTGGCGGCTGGTGGGCCCGGCCCGGGTGAAGTCGGGCGACGAGGTCTCGTTCGGCGACTGCGGGTTCATGGTGACGTCGCAGCAGCCGACCTAA
- the dacB gene encoding D-alanyl-D-alanine carboxypeptidase/D-alanyl-D-alanine endopeptidase translates to MRRTSASLVAGTLVAALAWASGPSTPAVALDPSVGVADLTQDINQILSDSRLTIARAGVVVKSAQTGEELYATDAGKLLIPASNTKLFTSAAAAETLGLDYRFPTTVLGTGRKAGSLLTGDLVLRGTGDPTMLAEDYDALAAKVAGAGVKVVTGKLVADDTWFDSQRLGNDWAWDDETAYYAAPISALTASPDRDYDAGSVIVSVAADGDKVKVSTTPETDYLKIVNRATVGAETDVLIERQHGTRTVVITGTVADPYQEWVAVDDPTAYVSSLFRKSLAKHGVKVLGPTTTGGAPSGARELARHESMTLGELLVPFMKLSNNIHAEILTKAMGRKVSDQGTWSAGLKVSTDFARANGVQVINMRDGSGLSRRDGFSPGSIVQLLSAVRGKPWFSTWYDSLPIAGNADRFTGGTLRSRMRGTPAENNVHAKTGSLTGVTSLSGYVTSADGEPLIFSIMLNQYLSASPKDIEDKIAVRLAQFSRSAAAGDAAGLRAATGGATGDLECSWLKPAQC, encoded by the coding sequence ATGCGGCGCACCTCAGCCTCCCTCGTCGCGGGCACGCTCGTCGCGGCCCTCGCGTGGGCGTCCGGACCCTCCACTCCCGCCGTCGCGCTCGACCCCTCCGTGGGCGTGGCGGACCTGACCCAGGACATCAACCAGATCCTCAGCGACTCGCGGCTCACGATCGCCAGGGCGGGCGTCGTGGTCAAGAGCGCCCAGACCGGCGAGGAGCTGTACGCCACCGACGCCGGCAAGCTCCTCATCCCGGCCTCCAACACCAAGCTGTTCACCTCGGCCGCCGCGGCGGAGACGCTCGGCCTCGACTACCGCTTCCCCACCACCGTGCTCGGCACCGGCCGCAAGGCCGGCTCCCTGCTGACCGGCGACCTGGTGCTGCGCGGCACCGGCGACCCGACCATGCTGGCCGAGGACTACGACGCGCTGGCGGCCAAGGTGGCAGGCGCGGGTGTCAAGGTCGTCACCGGCAAGCTGGTGGCCGACGACACCTGGTTCGACTCCCAGCGGCTCGGCAACGACTGGGCCTGGGACGACGAGACCGCCTACTACGCGGCGCCGATCTCGGCACTGACGGCCTCGCCCGACAGGGACTACGACGCCGGCTCGGTGATCGTGTCCGTGGCGGCCGACGGGGACAAGGTCAAGGTCTCCACCACGCCCGAGACCGACTACCTGAAGATCGTGAACAGGGCCACGGTGGGCGCCGAGACGGACGTGCTCATCGAGCGGCAGCACGGCACGCGCACGGTGGTGATCACCGGCACGGTCGCGGACCCGTACCAGGAGTGGGTGGCGGTGGACGACCCCACCGCGTACGTCTCCTCGCTGTTCCGCAAGTCGCTGGCCAAGCACGGCGTCAAGGTGCTCGGGCCGACGACCACCGGCGGCGCGCCCTCGGGGGCCAGGGAGCTGGCCAGGCACGAGTCGATGACGCTGGGCGAGCTGCTGGTGCCGTTCATGAAGCTGAGCAACAACATCCACGCCGAGATCCTCACCAAGGCCATGGGCCGCAAGGTGTCGGACCAGGGCACGTGGTCGGCCGGGCTCAAGGTCAGCACCGACTTCGCCAGGGCCAACGGCGTCCAGGTGATCAACATGCGGGACGGCTCCGGCCTGTCGCGCCGCGACGGCTTCTCGCCGGGCTCGATCGTGCAGCTCCTGTCGGCCGTACGCGGCAAGCCGTGGTTCTCCACCTGGTACGACTCCCTGCCCATCGCGGGCAACGCGGACCGGTTCACCGGCGGCACCCTGCGCAGCCGGATGCGCGGCACGCCCGCCGAGAACAACGTGCACGCCAAGACCGGCTCGCTCACCGGCGTCACCTCGCTGTCCGGCTACGTCACGAGCGCCGACGGCGAGCCGCTGATCTTCTCGATCATGCTCAACCAGTACCTGTCGGCCTCGCCGAAGGACATCGAGGACAAGATCGCCGTACGGCTCGCGCAGTTCTCGCGGTCGGCGGCCGCGGGGGACGCCGCCGGGCTCCGCGCGGCGACCGGGGGCGCGACGGGCGACCTGGAGTGCTCGTGGCTCAAGCCCGCCCAGTGCTAG
- a CDS encoding ABC transporter ATP-binding protein, with product MSVVELRDVTREHGQVHALRGVSLEVSAGELVAVMGPSGSGKSTLLNLAGGLDRPTSGVVTIEGEDLSRVKDVAALRRGHVGYVFQDLNLIPSLTAAENVMLPRELDGVRTGQARTEALAVLAEVGVEEIAGRFPEELSGGQRQRVAIARALVGERRLLLADEPTGALDTATGDEILELLRARCDAGAAVLLVTHEPRYAAWADRVIYLRDGLVAESSAVRLESAR from the coding sequence ATGAGTGTGGTGGAGCTGCGGGACGTCACCCGCGAGCACGGGCAGGTGCACGCGCTGAGGGGGGTGAGCCTGGAGGTCTCGGCGGGCGAGCTGGTCGCGGTCATGGGGCCGTCGGGCTCGGGCAAGTCCACGCTGCTCAACCTGGCGGGCGGCCTCGACCGGCCCACCTCGGGCGTGGTGACGATCGAGGGCGAGGACCTGTCCAGGGTCAAGGACGTGGCCGCACTCAGGCGCGGCCACGTCGGGTACGTCTTCCAGGACCTGAACCTGATCCCGTCCCTGACCGCCGCCGAGAACGTCATGCTGCCGAGGGAGCTCGACGGCGTACGCACCGGGCAGGCCCGTACCGAGGCGCTGGCCGTGCTGGCGGAGGTCGGCGTCGAGGAGATCGCCGGCCGCTTCCCCGAGGAGCTGTCCGGAGGGCAGCGCCAGCGCGTCGCCATCGCCAGGGCCCTGGTCGGCGAGCGGCGGCTGCTGCTGGCCGACGAGCCGACAGGCGCGCTCGACACGGCCACCGGCGACGAGATCCTGGAGCTGCTGCGCGCCCGCTGCGACGCCGGCGCGGCGGTGCTGCTCGTCACCCACGAGCCGCGCTACGCCGCCTGGGCCGACCGGGTGATCTACCTGCGCGACGGGCTCGTCGCCGAGTCGAGCGCCGTGCGGCTGGAGAGTGCCAGATGA